A segment of the Salminus brasiliensis chromosome 1, fSalBra1.hap2, whole genome shotgun sequence genome:
AGtcagtatttggacagtaacaGTTGTGACAAAAAGTCTCTGAACACCATGAAGGTGCGAttgaagtgtagactttcagctttaattttgCCAGTTTGTTGCCTTCTgttttttcttcagttttttCTTCAGCAAGTGAAAAGCATGCTCAGTTGGGTCAATTGGATTGAGGTTCATCCTGCTATTTCGGTCAAGTCATATCAGTAAACAGCAGTGACTCGATTTCTTtgacagccatacatgcccTTTGCAACAGTGCTTccaccatgttttacagatgatgtggtattgTGTCAAATCATGATCCTTGTCTTAGCTTGTCCATGCTCAGTTTTTATATGTCGACAGATTCTTGTCCCTGAACTGATCAggcttttaaaaaatgttttatagcAAAGTCTAATCTGGTCATTTTGTTCTTCtgtgttaccagtggtttgctGCTTGATGTAAACCCTCTTTATTTACATTAAGGAAGGCatctcttgattgtagactttgacAATGATACACCCACCTCCTCaagagtgttcttgacttgGCTAGATGTTGTAAACAGAATGTTTTCTGTCATTTACTTCTATGAGTTGTATTTTTCCTGTGGTTTTCCAGGCAGGTGTTTTTGAGCAGTATCAAATAATGGATTTGGCCGCCAAGTTTCTACTTATGGGCTGTATTTGTAGACAGCTTTAGAGCCAGTTAGTTTTCAGTATAAATGCTGTATTTAGTTTCTTTTGGTTGTTAGTGATCATGTAACCAGTTACGCAACTAAcggtaaaacagtaaaaatattttttttaaaaacaagctCAGCAATAAACTGACTAATAACCATGCATATTATTTTCAAGATTGCAAAATAATTGCATCAATAAGGAAGTGTAATTTTTATTAGCCCATTCATTGTACCCAGattcacattttgtcaaaaagtgaaaaactgcttGCACAAATtgatatatatcattatatatgAATTATAATCCTGCTGATCCATTGTACGGAAGTGACAACCCTAAACAAAAGGACTGATGTAGTAAACACCTTATTTCAACATTTGTAAAATACTTTGGTCTCTCTCTGGCACTGTGTTCCTGCATGGGTTTGTAGTTTTTGTAGTTTGTTTAGCATTGGTGTGTTTCTAAAGTACCTCtgttttcagtgttcagtgtagaCTACAATGATGAGTTGGACACGTTGGTCAGCGGTTCAGCAGACTTCTCTGTCAAAGTGTGGGCTCTGTCAGCTGGGGCCTGTCTCAACACCCTCACTGGACACACAGAATGGGTCACTAAGGTAAGACAGTGTTAGTAGTGTTAGCAATGTCTTATGGTCAAGCCGTTGAGGGCAGTACTCAGTATGGACTCAGAGATGGGCTGCCTGTTTAATACTCTAAGTAGGCTTTATGTAAGGTTGAGGGATGtttttgtaaatgtgttttagTTTTTATATAAGCAGTTGAGTTTCTTGAAGATTGTGACTGAAAGATTAAAAAGGCTGCAAAGTACAGTGAATAGCAGCTCCATCTTGCACACAGTAGAGCAGGGTtaattttctgttgcaggaggGATGTTTTCAGGTGTTTGCCCATCACTGCAACCTGCTCTGGATTAGAATGTCTGTTAAAAACTTAGATAAATACAAAGAGGAAAGATTTAGTCACCACCTCAAACAGCCTCTTTGGCTATTTTGTCGATTTCATGGAAAACAAGCattgtgtattatttttttgcatttaataTTCTGGATCTACTGTGCAACAATATGTACTTAATTGCATTCAATACAGATTGTTTAGTCCAAATGATGACAGTGAATAATGACTGCACTGTATGTTTTCTATAGAAGCAAGACAAATAAATATGTTTGCACTAACATCATTGTTGTTTATGTGGTTGAACCAGTGTAAAATCCTTATCCAAGCTTTGTCCAGTACAGAGAGCTGATTGATCTTCAGAAGCAAAGCTTGCAAATCTTACAAATGGTGTGCCAACAATGTTGCAGAACAGGTGGCGTCTGTTCAGTTGTCATGTACTGTTACTTAGCTCAGTATATGACAGCCCATTAGCTCTTAGTAAGTGGTGCTTGTTTTCCATGACTGCTAAACTAAGCTACAAAAGAAAAGACATGTCATGCTTCTGTCAGTCTCAAAACTTCAGTTCAGctttgtcattatactaaaACATCACAAAACATTATTAGGATAAGTTTCTGGTGCAGTAATAGAAATGGATATAAGCACAGTAGTTCAAAGACAGTAGACGAAACAAAAACACAGGACAAGGTGCCTAGAcagtaaatacattaaatatatgtatgaagACAGATGTGGAATTGTAGGGTGCAAACTATTGTTACTTTATCAATGACTTAACTGTCTTACACTTGAGGCGATCCGTCTGTGTTGACGAAAGTGTACAGTATATTATGGTAAACCATGTCTCGAGTGCAAATTATATTAAGTGTTTGTAAACAGCAGCACATATGTCATATTAACAAAGCCAACAGTGTAAGTAATGAGCATGAGCAGTTTAGTGTAAAGATATAATACTGACAGCATGATGTTCAATTATAAAATGGTATATTGCTTATATCTGAATtgctataaaaaaagaaagtaaaatagTAAGACATTTCTTTATAGACATAGTAAGACATTTTCCCCACATAAATGCCCCACAATATTTAGTAAAGCTATTTAGGGACTAAAAGGGAAGTCTGTAGTAATATAGTTCACAATACAAATTAAAGAATACTTTAAATGCAGAGTCATACAGGCAGAGCTGTCTACACACAAACTTCTCATTCGCCCTTTTCTAGGTACTTCTGCAGAAAAGCCAGGTGGAGTCCATGATGCACAGTCCTGGCGACTATATTTTACTGAGCGCTGATAAGTATGAAATCAAGGTAATGTAAATGCTGTTTGCAACTTTCTTGGGATTTGGGggatttctttcatttacatAGACCCATTAACTCTCAGGCTTGGAGACTTAACATTTGCATGTTTGCTGGCATTTAATTAGGTAAAATCACCTTTTTTGCTGCAATAGTTATGCATATATTGTGACATAGGGCATTGTTAATCTTTCTCCTTTCTACTGGGTGTTTATACAGGTATGGCCTATAGGGCGAGAGATCAACTGCAAATGCTTAAAGACACTGTCTGTATCCGAGGACCGTAGTGTCTGCCTCCAGCCCCGGTTACAGTTTGATGGCCGTTACATCGTCTGCAGTTCAGATCTAGGCGTCTACCAGTGGGACTTTGCCAGTTTTGATGTGTTACGGTAAAGCTTtgacaatgtgcaataccccccccccccccccccaccccccatgtgcaattataagtcatttgctgtaaataatattgttattgcttttaaattcttatttatattgtgtatatagtgtaatttatttatctaaatttttgtaactgagtgtcttgctatccctttctgctgtgacactgagaatttccccactgcgggactaataaaggactatcttatcttaaatcaGCACAAAGCATAAGTACACAGATATAGACTGTATGTAGTCTAGTGTAAACTGTTTTGAACATATGTGCCTCTTGAacatcagttattattattactgtttgtTATTAATAAGCGGCACATATGTCCAGTGTCCCACCCGTCATTAGTTCAGTTTGTTTTATACAAAAGCTTGTTTAAGAAACTGTCATGCTAATTTGTCCAGTATCTAATATGTCTTTACTGCCACTTACAGAGTCATCAAACCACAACAAGACACAGCCAGTCCTTCCCTGCTCAGCTTCGGTGAGGTGTTTGCCCTCCTCTTCGATAACCACCACTTGTATGTCATGGACCTGAGAACTGAGGCCATCACTGGTCGTTGGCCCCTGCCGGCCTACCGCAAATCCAAAAGAGGCTCCAGCTTCCTGCCAGGAATCACCTCGTGGCTGAATGGATTTGATGGCAAGAACGATGCAGGCTTGGTGTTTGCCACCAGCATGCCTGATCATAGCATTCATCTGGTTCTGTGGAAGGAGAATGGCTAGAAAAGGGACTGAATACACCCCAGCCTGGATTAACAGCAGGgacttaaaaaaattaaaacaagaaAAGGGTGCTCTTGATTTTCAGAAACTTGCAGCCAACTACGTTAGATATTGCATGGACCaaagtttttctttcttttttctttctctttttttcttactttctGCTCGGTTTTCTTTTAGGTTGGGAAAAACAACTggctcactctatctctccatcATGTACAGAATCATAGTTGTGCATTCAAACATCCAGTAGCAGAGTCTGTGGTTAACAAAGGGACGGGCGGTTGGACTAACAGAGTTTAACCTTGTTTAAGCTTGTTTTTGCGAGTGATTAGGAGTAGAAGAGCagaaacaagaagacaaaggtgGCTTGAGTACGTGACTAAAAGGTTACATGTCCAGCTGCAGTACATTCACCCAAATTCTTCGCCCAAAAGAATTTGTAATTTAGTTTGTCTTTTGAGCCTAagattttttcattaaaaattgTTATTTATAAGTTACAAATCTACATTTGGAATACAGGGAAATGTTGCCTTAATTCCTCtactttcttaaaaaaaaaaaaaaaaaaaaaaaaaaaaagacacattcTTGCAGATGACCATGTACACATTCGCTAGTTTGCAAGCGTCTccagtttttgttttctttgcatGGGGATGATCAGCTGCTGTCTGGTATGTAAGAATGTCAGAAAGTTTCATTAACACAGACCCTTATTTTAAATTTTCACTTGGAAATTAAGTCATGTgccttttttaattttaacacgTATGTGACAAATCTTGAGATTTAGTGTTACAACCCTTAACTTCAGTAAGTAAAGTATGCttattttttacacttttttttttaacccaatgTAATCAACACCACAGTATGTACTATCTACTACACTATTTACACATGCTAATTCACTTGAAAGTGTTTCACATAAATCTCGTTGAATGTTCATTTTTTactgttcatttttaaaagctgcTCTAGTTTAGTAAAGAAATGGCAAGGCTACCATTTGTCATTTTAAATATCATTTTTCCAGCTATATGGTTTTGCAGGTCCCCATAGATTTGCAGACAAATCCcaccccttttttatttttgttttaatttaatttttttattgtaagtCATCAAAGTAATCAGACGAACTCTAGCCTAGAATGTTTTCTGTCTTTTGGTAGAGGCTCAATAGCTGCCTTGGTGTTTGGTTTCTTTAGTGCTTTTGCGTAGTTTTCTCAAAATCGGCTTGCAAATATGTGAAACTCTTTTGGTTACAGTGGTTGAAAATGCTATTAGCTATGACACCTTACCACAGAACGGAATGGAATTGAGTGTCCATGCCGAGGCACGATTACCATCAACGCTTTAACACTGGAACCTGGGCTTCGACCTCTGCACAGTTGACTTATCACTTCTTTCTAACCTAGATCTCACAACAGTAACTCTTGCCACTGTAGACAATATTGCCATCCATTTACAATTAGCAACAATCAGGTTTGTTGGttgtatataattataatgcTGTCTTTCAAATAAATGAAAGTAGCTAAGGGTAGATGTTGCGCTcctcttttttccattttgcTGTACTTGCAGGTATACAAAGGTTTGGATTCTCCTGGTCAAAGTTTGATACCATTTAACAGTTAGTAGAAAATGAACTGTTCTCCAAATGGTTTAAAGATGAAATATTATTTAACAAATTAAACAagattattttgtttatttcagagGGGGAGATGGCACAAAGCAAATGTTTGGTCAGCATAGGAGATTTGAGCTCTTAATTTTATGcatggtggttttaatgtattcatttatgatcattattctgtttttgcttttttggcATTTGCATTCAGCGTTTGCTGATATTTGGTGGAATCCATTAGTCCCTTGACTCATGCAACATTGCCAAAACCACTGGCAGCAGCAACAccaccccaaagcatgatccatCCACCTcatgctttacagttggcaAGGTTTCATGAAATgagccccccccctctcttattttttaatttttttttattttttttaatccaaatGCCCCTTTAATGTATCGCCAAACCTCATCTGGCAtgtgtaaatgttttaaatagcATGCTTTAAGgctgttttcacacctgcacttaaGCCCAGTTAAATTGGACTTTGGTTCATTTTTTACTCTTGATGCGATTCGTTTGGACAGGTCTGAACACAGTAATCTCACTCAGATGCACTCTAAAACAACCACACCCCCTGTTAAGAGGTGGTCTTGATCTTGGTCCTGGTCCAGTCCCAAACAAACTTTAAAGCGGTTTGTTTGTGGGGACCCAACTAACAGGTGTACTCTTCAGTTTGAGCTAAACTGCTCCTGTATCCAGGCATTAGCTATGATTCTGCCTCTTCTGCAGTTGAATTTTCAAACATTGTTTGTTGTGATGCGTTTTGGTGCACTTGACTATTTCCCTtctgtgaaaacaaaccaaaccaaggggTAAAAAGCTCCAAATTagctgtaggggtgtgtgtggaaGAGTGCACCATCACTCTTGACTAAACTTGGACCTTtctgcaggttcttggcagttaTATAGAGGCTTTGATTTGACTGTCTTACAAGGTTCTGGCTCTCAAGTTCCTCCACAGTGGACCTTGTGTTGTGCATGGAGGCATAGTCAAGGGGCTTCCTCAAGCTTGCCAGAAAGTTGGAGGCATGTAATTATTTAGAATTTCTTTGGCATTAGCCTTCATTGAAACAAAGGGTCCAGGCCCACACCTGGAAAACAGTCCCGGACCTCTACCAGCCTCCTTCCACCAACCCTTCATGTTGGCAGTTGGTAGTTAGTAAACAGTTTTCTGTTCTAGACTTATTGATGATTTGCACCCTCGGATGTTCGTATTGAGTGTTTATCAGAGGATGTAGTTTAATGATTTTGTGATGTTGTCAAAAGAAAAGTACTAGTTCTGTCAAATAGGCTATTTCTCAGTGGCCTTCCTGCTCAGAACAGTAGAGGGCACCACATATTTGCAATAAGACATGCACTCTTATCAGTTTATTGCATGTCAGTTTGTTGCAGGGTTGTCACTGGACTCATGGATAGGGGGCTAAGGTCTCTGGGCATGCTCCACcacactgaataaataaaacccccaaaaaaacagtacGTCATGTGTGTTTAGAGTAGCGAAAGATAAAAATAATCAATCCAAAATATAGCTGTGGTCGGGCGTTTACATGgtcaaaaatatgaatatagCACACCTCATCTATGGTTCAGTGTCAAATTGTACTTTGACCAGATGCTTTAGGTAGCCGTCAACTCAACCAGGAATCAAAAGCATCACTTTTGTCAAGTTTATTTTTGAAGAGTACATCAGTTTCTATCTGAGGAGATAAAGACCTCCTTGGTTAAGATTCTTGAAGGTTCCACCTCTTTCTCCTAAAACACTCAGTGGTTAACTCCTACTTTTCAAATTGAATAAGTATAGCCTGTGATGTTTACCACAGTCTGCTCCATTATACTTCTTGAGATGTTAGCCTGTTGGAACTTAGCCTTAGAAACGGTGCAGCGCCAGAAACACAGACACTCCTCTTTCATAGAGAATGCAgatagaccccccccccccccaagaaaataggacaccccataaaatttttttttttttttaatgaatgttttatttatttttattctcaatattgagagatggaggtaaaggacctacaggtagctcttgccacaatGAATGTCAAAGTGCATGCATCAAAAAACACCagggcaagactaaagtttgccagagaacccCCAGACAAAAAACAATGAGATTTGGGTGCTTGCTCACCTCCCATGTAGATCAAGCTTGTTTGGTCTTTTTCTGGTGGTAGGTGCTGTACTTTGACAACTGTAGCAGGAACTATCCTGTGATGAaatttaggattgttggagacttatTCTTTTTACAGTTGTGCTGAACCTGCTACGATgtcctgacctggccatgtggGCAGTGGTTCTAAATGTTATCCACTTAAAAAGGATTAAGctgacagtggaacagctgatttccAATTGTTCTGAGATCATTCAAAGccttctcttctttctgaaAGCCTCAGacacagagctctttggatctcgcCACACTGATACCACCACTcgcttcaacaatcaagagcacaCCGAATGAAATATCTggggtttaaataagactgacATCttcaaaatcctctctaaccatgttctaatcatctgctgctgatgtgctcCACCTGATTCTGATGTTCTACGTTTAAAGAGGTAATAAAtgtggaggtgtgtgtttaCTTATATTACCTTCATCTCCTGATATTGCTCAAATATGTTCGAAACCAGCTGTTCACTGGGTGTCCTGGTTTATCCTCTTGACTGTACATAAAAAGAATAGAACTGATTTGACATATAAATGATACAATCCTTAAACCCAGATGGTGATTTAGTCTAAGACTCTCCAAGGGGGCTTAGGTAGAGGGGGAGGCATTTTCAGGAagttctttccttttttttcttcttttttttttttgttcttttcagtTCCTTTACATACATACTGTCTGTATGCTTGTGTCTGATTTAGCTTCACAGTAAAAGCACACTGTAAGTCTGAGTTTGGGAGGTATTTCtccctgtttttttcccccgctGTTTTTGTTAAAAGAAAAATTAAAGCCAACGTTTATACTTAGACCACACACATAACCTATTACAACACGCACGCATTCACTCACACTCAAACTCATAAAGTCCAGATGCAGCAGCTGGAACTGGCTGAAGGAACACTAAACAGGGCAGAGCTCTGAAAGTATGAATATGATTTAATTATGGATGAAGAGTTTAAAAATGTGCTGAAAGGGCATCTCCATCCCTGCTTCTATATAGGATTCTCCAACTGTTGTATAGGATGGGATGTCACTCTCAGACATGCCTATatacatgcacgcacacacacacacacacaaagacacacacacgtgtttATTTTCACCCTGTCCACAAACCAAACATGATTACAAGTCGCAGAGTCAATATTTAGATATTGTGGTCAGCTCCTCAGCAGAGCTTTCTATTCTCTCCACTTTCCTCTCCAGTGTGTGCTTTTGGCGAGCTCACACTGCTGATGTCATGGACCAGTGTTCTCAGACTTGTGTTGCTCACCATAAAGCAAACTGGAGTATACACAGTTAGTCGCTGATTCAATAGCATGTTTATGTACAAATACCATAGCTTCATGTTATGACTGTGGTTATTACATATAAACAGCCTCCCCTTTAATGCTAATGTTGTCCCAGTCTACGCAAACTAGCTACGGGTATCTTTTCTGATTAAACAGCGAAGCTCTTTTGCTGTTCCTAAGACTCactgtaaatacatgtaaagtcaGGCCACCTTAAAAATGAggcagtaactgattacagagagcgtttttgagttaactcaactgtGTTTAATCAaatgttctcctaactcacatttgtAGTTCACCTAGGTTTGGTCAATATACATTGAGCTGAGCCTCCGAAATgtaagctgcagctgaaattacTCAGTACTGTAcgagatgtttagtctgtgtccTTCCctctcagtgtgtttacagtccatTCCTATCTGTAGGTTAGAACGTCCCCATCACTTGACATGTCCCCAGACTGAAAGGCTTTTGACAAAGGAGTGCTGCGCCCTTGCTGGGATATGAACTTCTGATTTCTGCACACTTGATGAGCCAGCAGTTAGACTAT
Coding sequences within it:
- the fbxw2 gene encoding F-box/WD repeat-containing protein 2, with product MEKEAFEGWLESVSASFLALNDQQRNQSLDHLISLSGAAQLRHLSNGLETLLKRDFLRLLPLELAFYLLRWLDPQTLLTCCLVCKQWNKVINACTEVWQGVCRDLGWRIDDSIQDAVHWKQVYLKAKIRMTQLKEENAFETSSLIGHSARVYALYYKDGLLCTGSDDLSAKLWDVRTGQCIYGIQTHTCATVKFDEQKLVTGSFDNTIACWEWSTGAKIQQFRGHTGAVFSVDYNDELDTLVSGSADFSVKVWALSAGACLNTLTGHTEWVTKVLLQKSQVESMMHSPGDYILLSADKYEIKVWPIGREINCKCLKTLSVSEDRSVCLQPRLQFDGRYIVCSSDLGVYQWDFASFDVLRVIKPQQDTASPSLLSFGEVFALLFDNHHLYVMDLRTEAITGRWPLPAYRKSKRGSSFLPGITSWLNGFDGKNDAGLVFATSMPDHSIHLVLWKENG